DNA from Nitrospirota bacterium:
GGCAAGATATACAGCAAGCATCGGCAATGAGCTCATGTTCCTCTGCCCGATAAAGAGCGCTGTCAGGCCCATGACCAGGACTATCAGGATATCAGCGTATGCAGACATCCTGGTCAGATAATTGCCGGTTATTATATTGGCAACGATTGTGGCGTTCTTCTCGACCCCTGAGAAATTGGCAGAGAACGGGGTGACCTTCTGGTCGTAAGTCGCGATTGCTGTAGTGCCGATCAATACTATCTTATTTCTGAATGTATCAGGAGGAATCAACCCGGAGAGCACATCTGCCGCGGATGAATGGGCTATCCTGCCTTCCCTGCCGTAATAATTGACCAGAAGCCGTCCGGTCAGGTCTGTGGGAACAAAAACATCACCGGCTTCAACACCTGTTCCTCCTATTATCTTGACCTGGCCAAGAGGAATGTTCATTGAGATCAATGCGGCACGGAAAGCAAGTGAAGGAAAATACTCTTCACCGAATTTAATATAAATATATTCCCACCTCAGCTTGCCGTCCCTGTCAGGCAATGAAAATACATGCCCGAACTGTGAGGCGCTTCCAATAGGCTCAGGCGGGATAAGCGCCCTGTATGCCTCATAGGCCTTAAGATATGTGGCATTCTTGATGGTCATTATTGAATAGTCATAAAGTATATCAGGAAGCTCCCCGGTAAATTTTTTACCCTCTTCGCCGGCAAATGCCAAAGCCATAACAAGCTTGTCTTTGTGCGCGCTGATAGTCTCTGCCAATACACTGTCTGCTTCGGGAGATTCTGATTCCGGATAAAAGATATCAACCGCTACAGCCCTGGGGTCGCCCTCAAACACCTTGTCGATCAGCTTTGCCTGAAGCCGCCTGTCCCAGGGCCACCTCCCGTATTCTGCAAGGCTGTTCTCATCAATGGCGACCACAGAAACATCAGGAGGAACATCCGGGGGTGATATGTAGTTTCTGACCTTGAACCCGTAATCGACAAAGAGCCCGCCGAGATATTCGTCAATTATCAGAGGATTAATATAAGTCAGGTAAACAAAAAAGAAAGTTATAAGAAGCGGGATGGTTACTGTCGGATTGATAAAACCTTTATTATTTATCGAGGGGAGCCTGGGGAGAAGGGATATCGCGGACAAGGATACCCTATCCCTTTCCGGACAGCCTGTCTCTATTGTCATGGACAAGTATCCCTGTGCTCCCGTCTTCAGTAAGGCTGATCATCTCAACCCTTCCGTCAGCTCCTTCCCAGTATCTCTTATTAACATTGTCGAGCATAGGATAGTATTTGCCGGATATATCCTCATACATATCTACCTTATATTTCGGCTTGCCCGGCCCGGCCTCTTCCTCTGCTGAGAGCCTGAGCACTCCGTTATTATCATAGACAGTGTGCCTGCCGGTATTGTTTTTGTAGCCGACATAATATCTGCCGGCCTCTTTATGATAGACATCCGCATTCATCTTTTTAAGTTCGGCGCCGACGATCTCATAAAAGGAGTCGCCTTTTATACTGAAGCGTTTATCCGCATTGCTCAGCACCCACTCAGAGGTAATCCTGTCTGGGCTGTGTGTGAGGATGACCTTCGCTTTATCGAGAAAGGTCTTGTCAAGCTTGTGATATTCAGTATGGACAGCGCCTGCCCCGATCGTTATATCGTGCACCACTACAGCTCCATTAAAGGCATTGACCGCCTCGTCATACCTCTCTTTGCTCCATACGCGCTCAATATAATTATTTATGTCTCCCTTGATTATCGCGGCAGCCTTAAAATTTTCTTCAGTCATTCCAAGCGCCTGCTCCCTCTTCTCTTTATAGAGCTCTTCCCACAGGTCCTTATTATTGACAGTGTCCGAGCTGAAGATAAGCGTATCCTCATCTGTCCTTACCTTGATGCCTATTGCAGACACGCCGTGCCAGACAGGGGCCTTGATCGCTTCGATGGAAAAACCTTCAGGGTTGCTGAATATGTTTTTATCCTCTTCATAAAAAATGTCCGAGCTGAATGGATAGAAGCTCTCAGGCTCTACCCATTCACCTGAAGCAGGGTCTTTAAAAAGCAGCCTGGGCCTCTTTGAGTTTGGATTGATCACTATCTTGGCCCTCTCAGGCCCGACCGCATCTCCCTTACTGTCGACAATAGAAAGCCTCGTCCTGCCGGGCCCGTCCTCCAGGGATTTTATCCTGTATCTTGCCCTGGGGCCGATGATCCTGAAGTCCACATACTCCTCATATGCGATGTCCACGATCTTTTTTGAGTCGGCCGAGAGGCTCCTGTCGAGCGCGGCAACTGAGGCGTTGATTATCTCATCATGCACGTCCTCAGAGGTAACGAAGAAGACCTTGCCGCTGATATCCGGCGCGTACATATTGAAGAGCGCGAGGTCGGAAAACCACCTCTTATGGTCGTCATGGGCGTGCGTGACAAAGAGGCCTTTGACCTTCTTAAGGCCGTGGCCGCCTATCTGCTGAAACAGCGGCGCGCCGCAGTCTATAAGATAGGTGAAACTTCCCACGGTGATCTGATAGCCTATGCTCTTGCCGATCCTTGAAAAAGGGCCGAAGTCACCGAGTATATGGAGTGTGATCCCGTCATTCATTTGATGGTTATTTTAGCACAAAACATCTGTTTTTATAGTTTATCAAGCCTGATGGTCAGCCCTTTTCCGGCTGAGATATTTCCGCCTGCTGTTTCGGAATATTCACCCGGAATGTCAAATGACTTATCCCTGTCGTTCCAGAAGACAAGCCCGCTCTTTACGGCCTTTTTATTCTCCGCGTCATCAATGCTGGCGTTGACCAGTTTCATCCTTTTTTTGCGGAAATCAATGTATGCTTTTTCAGCCTTCACCCTGACAAGCGCCATATCTCCCCTGAAGACATCAAAGCTCAGGCCATTGATCACTCCGCGGAAGATCAGCCCCTTTGCGCCGCCCCCGTTGTCCAGTGACAAGAACTCCTCAGTGGAGGAGAATATATCAGGTTTCGATAACCTGTTTTTATCAAGATACAATGTGAACCTCGC
Protein-coding regions in this window:
- a CDS encoding adenylate/guanylate cyclase domain-containing protein gives rise to the protein MTIETGCPERDRVSLSAISLLPRLPSINNKGFINPTVTIPLLITFFFVYLTYINPLIIDEYLGGLFVDYGFKVRNYISPPDVPPDVSVVAIDENSLAEYGRWPWDRRLQAKLIDKVFEGDPRAVAVDIFYPESESPEADSVLAETISAHKDKLVMALAFAGEEGKKFTGELPDILYDYSIMTIKNATYLKAYEAYRALIPPEPIGSASQFGHVFSLPDRDGKLRWEYIYIKFGEEYFPSLAFRAALISMNIPLGQVKIIGGTGVEAGDVFVPTDLTGRLLVNYYGREGRIAHSSAADVLSGLIPPDTFRNKIVLIGTTAIATYDQKVTPFSANFSGVEKNATIVANIITGNYLTRMSAYADILIVLVMGLTALFIGQRNMSSLPMLAVYLAMTIAYIAFNQTLFAYYGLRANLIYPALTVFTVGTFIVNYRFFVEERKARNIRKMFSSYVTEKVVNELIKNPEMAKLGGDRRDVTIFFSDIRSFTTFSEKHQPEEVVAILNEYLGAMTDIVFKWEGTLDKFIGDAIVAFWGAPLPQENHAELALGCALDMVRKLKELQDKWRSEGGDVLQVGIGINTGEAIVGNIGAEGKKMDYTVIGDNVNLAARVESLTKRYNAGLLMTEFSVERIRESVEGGKIKGVSIEGVERVIVKGKDEPVGIYKVTLIEPDMTAVITDPEEGEVVKLTEK